In Bacillus sp. S3, the sequence ATCATCCGATAACTGATAGCTTTGTTGAACCTGATATACCTCGCCGGCAAGATTCTTATTTTCCTTTTGAGCTGCAGCCAGAAGTTCATATGCTCCCTTTTCATGCTTAATTACATAATGCTTAGCGTGAACTTCTTTCTCTAAAAGATCAAAAAGAATATCGACTCGGTCCTTTACTTCTTTTATCCCTTCTACAGCTTTATCAATTTCAGTTGCCTCAATAAAAGCAAGGTTTTCAGAAAGCTTTTCTTCTAAGCGTTTTATTTCCTTTTCGACATTTATATGCTCTAAATAATATTCCTGCGCAGCCATTTCCCGGTGTCCTTCTAAACAATCGGAAAGCTGGTTTGGAAGCAATGATTGACATTCAATTAAAAGCTGCGGAATTAAATCCATATGGTTTTTTATGGTTCCAAGATGTGCCTGAATCTGTAATACTATTTCGCGCGCTTCAAGATAATTGCCGAGTTCCGTTTTTTCATCAAATTCCTGAAATTTTTGCGCTGTGTCGTTAAGCTTTGCCTCTAAATATTTTTCAGAATTGCCGAAGCTGTGTCTGTGAGCAAGGAGCATTTTTTTCGCTTCCCGATATAACTCTTTTAACTCCTCTATTTCTACCCGGTTTTTTTCTTCACTTCCTACAAGCTCATGTAACTCTTCTAATATTTTTTTTATCTGATCTTCCGTTTCCTGCAATTTAGTATTAATTGCTTGTTGAACCTCTTTGGCTTTTTTGAATCGGTAGCGGTCTATGTACTCTTCTGCATCGAAAAGCATTTCCTCTAAGTCAGGCAGCTTTACTGTAACCACATCATCCCATTGATTTCGCCAGCTTTCGAAAAGCTCTTCCGTCTGGCCTGTCATATTTAACTGTTTTACCTTTGACATTTCATCCAGTACTGGTCGATCCATTAAATCAATTTTCCAAGCTTCCAATCGATCCATTTCTTTAAAATATTTTTTCTTTATTAAATATCCCAATACAAATAAGGCTAGTAATAGGATGAAAAATCCAATGAAATATTTCACAAGTAAGCCCCCTATTTCAAACAGCATTGATTCTATTCGTTCCGTTACACATCTATATTAATAAAATCTTCTTGTTCCATTCGTTGCTTTTATGATACCATGTAAACGACAATTTTTGACTATTATTTTCATTTTTTTTGTAAATAAAAAAAAATAGCGATTCTCGCTATTTAATCACTGCTTCCTTTTTCAATGGCATATCTGTACATAATGTTTTATCTATCCACATATTTATATCTTTTAAATATTTTTGTTCAAAGAACGGCTCATTTGGAAATATATATAAAACCTCTCTCATATACTGAGTATTCATATATGGCATCATTAAAAGGCTTTTAAGCTGAGTGATTAGATAGGGAATCGAATGCGGCCTGAATTCATTCCATTCAAAACCTCTTTCAAAAATCTTCTGGAAATAATATTTTTCTTTCAGTGAGTACGTAGACATGATTTCTCTTGCTATTTGTGAATCCATGGACATTTCCCGATAGACAAAACTGGTAAGATGAATATTCTCACTTTGATAATGAAGTAAGTCTGCTGCAATTCGCTTTAGGCACTCTTTTGCACCACGATCAATGGATGCATAGGCATCTTCCATCTTACTAATGTATTGTTCAAAAAAATGCATAAAGCAATATTCTAAGAGCCCTGGTTTATTATGAAAATGATAGGCTATGGCGGCGTTATTTACATTTGCCAAACTGGCAATATCCCTAATTGACGTCCCTGAATACCCATTTGAATTAAATAACGATATCGCAGCCTTTACAATTGCCTCTTTTGCATTTTTCTTCATTTCTTCTCCCCCTTCAGGTATCCCCATACTTAAATGATTCTTTATGTCACAATTGATTCCTTTATGAAAATATCGACAAAATGTGCTCTTTTTCTCCTAATTTTGATAAAATGCATTATAATAATGAAAAGAAAGAAGGGAAATATCTTGTTTAACGTCGAAATGTACACTGGGAGTCGTGAAGAAAATTATCAACTTGTGAAAAAACAGCTGCAGGCACTAATTCATGATGAGCCAAACCAAATCGCAAACCTTAGTAATGCCTCAGCCCTTTTAAACCAATTTCTTGACCGCGTAAATTGGGTTGGTTTTTATTTAATGGATACGAATGGGCAACTCGTGCTTGGCCCATTTCAAGGGCTGCCTGCATGTGTAAGAATTCCGCTTGGAAAGGGAGTCTGCGGTACGGCTGCCTTGAATAGAGAAACCGTCCGTGTTGAGGACGTAAATCAATTTCCGGGTCATATCGCTTGTGATGCAGCTTCTCAATCTGAAATCGTTATACCTCTTTTAAAAGGTGATCAATTAATCGGAGTATTAGACATTGACTCTCCCGAAACAAATCGCTTTGATCAGCTTGATGAAGTGGAATTAAAAGATTTTGTGAAAATTTTAATGGAATATATATAAAGAAAACTCGCCAAGGCGAGTTTTCTTTATTAAATTTCCGTGAATGCTTGTTCCAAATCCTCTTTTATGTCCTCCCATGCTTCCAAACCAACTGAGAGACGCAGCAAGGTATTTTCTATCCCCATCTTTCTTCTTTCTTCTTCCGGCACAACCGCATGAGTCATGGTAGCTGGATGTTGAATTAAGGTTTCGGCATCACCGAGACTAACAGCAATTTTTATCATGTTTAATTGATTCATAAATTCTTGAGCTGTTTTCTTTGTGCCCTTTATTGAAAAAGATATGAGCCCACCCGGCGCTTTCATTTGTTTTTTCATAATTGCATAATCCTTGCTTTCAGGATCACCCGGATAGAATACTTCCTCAATTTTCGGATGATGTTTTAAAAATTCAAAAATCCGGCTTGCATTTTCAGCATGCCGATCCATCCGAACCGGAAGCGTCTTCATTCCTCTTAACAATAGCCACGCGTCAAAGGGAGAGATAATGCCACCGATGTCTTTTTGAGTTGTGCGCGAAACTTTTTGAATAAATTCTTTTTTTCCCACCACCATTCCAGCAATGACATCACCATGACCGCAAATATATTTTGTCGCGCTATGAATGACAACATCACACCCGATATTGAGCGGCGTTTGCAAGTAAGGAGAACAGAAAGTATTATCCACCACAACAGGAATACCCTTTTCCTTTGCTACTTGTACTGCCAATTCAAGATCCACAAGCTTCATTGTAGGATTAATCGGCGTTTCTATATAGATACAAGCCGTATTTGGAAGGATTTCATTTTCTAAAGTTTCTTTCGAATCCATTAAGGAAAAGGTGTGGCCAATCCCATATTTTTCTTTCATTAGTTCCAGCAGCCCAAATGTACAACCGTACACTCCTTGAGAACAAAGGATATGATCTCCCGTTTTGGTTAATGCAACTAACACCGCACTAACAGCAGCCATTCCCGACGAAAAGGCTAAAGCCGCTTCACCATTTTCAAGCTCCGCCATTCTATTCTCCAATATCTTCACAGTTGGATTACCCAAGCGTGAATAAATATACCCCTCTTCCTGCCCTGAAAACCGTTTCTCGCCTTGTTCCGCATTTGCAAAGGTGAATGTGGATGATTGGTAAAGCGGGGGAACTAAGCTTCCGTGATGCTCCTCTGCTTGATAGCCCGCATGAATAACCTTTGTTTCGAACCGTGAGTTCTTGTTTTCCAATTTCTTACCCTCCTAAAAATGAAAACGTTTTCAAATATTTCTATAGTTTATGTTATTCCGTGTATATCGTTAGGTCACCCAATTAATGGGTGCCTAACTTACTCTAATATTGCTGCCATGAATGACCACTTTATTTTTCCCTGTCTCTTTTGCTGTGTATAAAGCTTCATCCGCTCTTTTAAACAAAGATTGATAGGAATCAAGCTTTTCAATATTCCAAGAGGTAACACCACATGACACTGTTATACGCGGCTTAGTGCATTCTGAAACTTTTTTAACGAGACGTTTAGCTATTTCTACCCCTGTATCTAAAGTGACCTTCGGGAGATATATGGCCAGTTCTTCACCACCCCAGCGGGCTCCCACATCATTTTCACGAATGTTCCCTCTAATCAGATTAGCTACCTGAATAAGCACCTCATCACCAATTTGGTGTCCATGCCGATCATTTATTTCTTTAAAATTATCAATATCAATAAGAATAAAGGTCCCTTCCTCATCCTTCTTCATCGAACGCTGGATTTTTTCATCCAAAAACTTTCGCGAACGAAGCTTTGTCAGATGGTCAGTGGTAGCCAGTATTTTCAATTCCTCTCTCAGCATGGAGTTAATTAACGCTAATGATGCATGATGGACGAGTGACTGGAGAAGCTTAAATGAGTCAAAAGAGAAGAAATAGGGCCTTGGGTGCATAATCATGCAAAAACCCTTTATTTTCTTACTGACAACTACCGGTACAGCCATAACCGAATGAAATCTTGTTCCATCATTTTTTTCGGATAGGGTAAGGTCCCCAATAAATAGCGGTTCATTTGCCATTTGTAATCTTTCTTTAATATAGTCAACATAGACCCGTGCCTGTTTAGTAAAATAATATGGGGTTGACCCAGGCAGTGCCTTCGCTTTTGCTTTATCTTGAGAAAACAGAAAAAAACCAACCTCTTTCGCCTCAAAAGAAGTCTTAATTTGCGTCGATATGAAATCAAAAGCCTCAGTTAACGGCTGGTTAGAATTTAGTTGATGCGATGTTTCGTTAATTAACTGTAAATCAGAAATCGTCCTAAGTGATTTTTGATAGATCTGGGCGTTTTCCATCGCCCCTCCCGCACTTTCTGAAAAAAAAGTAATAAACTCCACATCGCTAGCGGGAAATTCTGAAATATCAGGAGCAATGATTTGCAGTATCCCATACACGCTCTGCTTGCCTTTTAAAGGAGCATAAAGAATGGCATGCGGATCAAAATGCGAACATTCAAATTGAACCTTGCCAGATTCAAATGCATTTATAGCTGCAATATTTTCACTGTCGTATTCAAATTCAATTATCGGAAGGTCGCTATGATTGTGAGTATTTGTTGCAAGAAGTAAGTTATAGGAAAAGTTTGGGTATACTTCCTTAAGCGCGATAAATAATTCCCCTAATAACACTTCCATATCAAGAGTTGAATGAAGTTTCTCCGCTATTTGAAATAATTTTTTATATTTACCCACATCCAATAGTAAATCTCCTTCAAGAGTATCCATTCAAATTCCACCTGTATTTTACAATTCCAAAAATATACATCGTGCCCTAATTATAGTTAATATTAGGATACTTTTGGAATAACTTTTTGAATTATTTATTAATTTTTTTCTTACAGACTTTTTTATCAGCCAAAAATAAACTTGACTTAATAGGAATAAAAATTATATAATACTCCTTGTGTAAAATAGTGCAGCCTACAAGAATAAACTTAATT encodes:
- the megL gene encoding methionine gamma-lyase — encoded protein: MENKNSRFETKVIHAGYQAEEHHGSLVPPLYQSSTFTFANAEQGEKRFSGQEEGYIYSRLGNPTVKILENRMAELENGEAALAFSSGMAAVSAVLVALTKTGDHILCSQGVYGCTFGLLELMKEKYGIGHTFSLMDSKETLENEILPNTACIYIETPINPTMKLVDLELAVQVAKEKGIPVVVDNTFCSPYLQTPLNIGCDVVIHSATKYICGHGDVIAGMVVGKKEFIQKVSRTTQKDIGGIISPFDAWLLLRGMKTLPVRMDRHAENASRIFEFLKHHPKIEEVFYPGDPESKDYAIMKKQMKAPGGLISFSIKGTKKTAQEFMNQLNMIKIAVSLGDAETLIQHPATMTHAVVPEEERRKMGIENTLLRLSVGLEAWEDIKEDLEQAFTEI
- a CDS encoding diguanylate cyclase domain-containing protein — its product is MDTLEGDLLLDVGKYKKLFQIAEKLHSTLDMEVLLGELFIALKEVYPNFSYNLLLATNTHNHSDLPIIEFEYDSENIAAINAFESGKVQFECSHFDPHAILYAPLKGKQSVYGILQIIAPDISEFPASDVEFITFFSESAGGAMENAQIYQKSLRTISDLQLINETSHQLNSNQPLTEAFDFISTQIKTSFEAKEVGFFLFSQDKAKAKALPGSTPYYFTKQARVYVDYIKERLQMANEPLFIGDLTLSEKNDGTRFHSVMAVPVVVSKKIKGFCMIMHPRPYFFSFDSFKLLQSLVHHASLALINSMLREELKILATTDHLTKLRSRKFLDEKIQRSMKKDEEGTFILIDIDNFKEINDRHGHQIGDEVLIQVANLIRGNIRENDVGARWGGEELAIYLPKVTLDTGVEIAKRLVKKVSECTKPRITVSCGVTSWNIEKLDSYQSLFKRADEALYTAKETGKNKVVIHGSNIRVS
- the ezrA gene encoding septation ring formation regulator EzrA, with product MKYFIGFFILLLALFVLGYLIKKKYFKEMDRLEAWKIDLMDRPVLDEMSKVKQLNMTGQTEELFESWRNQWDDVVTVKLPDLEEMLFDAEEYIDRYRFKKAKEVQQAINTKLQETEDQIKKILEELHELVGSEEKNRVEIEELKELYREAKKMLLAHRHSFGNSEKYLEAKLNDTAQKFQEFDEKTELGNYLEAREIVLQIQAHLGTIKNHMDLIPQLLIECQSLLPNQLSDCLEGHREMAAQEYYLEHINVEKEIKRLEEKLSENLAFIEATEIDKAVEGIKEVKDRVDILFDLLEKEVHAKHYVIKHEKGAYELLAAAQKENKNLAGEVYQVQQSYQLSDDDFETQRNLEKELSTVYKHYEILVEKLKLNGTAQTVLSEELSGIKDQLDVIREGQQEFALKLQALRKDEIEAREKIMELTKRVGETVRLVKKNNIPGVPADYHYLFEDTNESIQNVRYQLEEKPLNISALNQYLEVAVLTVDKLIQTTYDLIENVTLAEKAIQYGNRYRSHYPSVAKGLTDAETAFRHYDYQEALEQVAASLEGIDPDALKKIKAAIGTE
- the refZ gene encoding forespore capture DNA-binding protein RefZ; amino-acid sequence: MKKNAKEAIVKAAISLFNSNGYSGTSIRDIASLANVNNAAIAYHFHNKPGLLEYCFMHFFEQYISKMEDAYASIDRGAKECLKRIAADLLHYQSENIHLTSFVYREMSMDSQIAREIMSTYSLKEKYYFQKIFERGFEWNEFRPHSIPYLITQLKSLLMMPYMNTQYMREVLYIFPNEPFFEQKYLKDINMWIDKTLCTDMPLKKEAVIK
- a CDS encoding GAF domain-containing protein, giving the protein MFNVEMYTGSREENYQLVKKQLQALIHDEPNQIANLSNASALLNQFLDRVNWVGFYLMDTNGQLVLGPFQGLPACVRIPLGKGVCGTAALNRETVRVEDVNQFPGHIACDAASQSEIVIPLLKGDQLIGVLDIDSPETNRFDQLDEVELKDFVKILMEYI